In Hamadaea flava, a genomic segment contains:
- a CDS encoding 3' terminal RNA ribose 2'-O-methyltransferase Hen1 has translation MMITMTGTPETPGTDLGYLLVKHPDRVHRFDVPWGEATVLFPEATPERCTAALLLEVDPQTLADSKAHKDAARQLNQYVNDRAYAASSLLVAAMNRAFRSAMRGSTKDRPELAATPIDLEIRVPVLRCRGGAAVAERLFAPLGWTVEATAIPLDEQLPEWGASRYADLRLTGRVRLADALNHLYVLLPVLDDAKHYWVAPDEIEKLLRAGDGWLAGHPERGLITRRYLAHSRALTERALNQLATDEPDSVEPEREELEPKRKPLNALRRAAVLAALADTGATTVLDLGCGPGALIGDLLRDRRYTQIVGADVSPAVLDVAARRIRLDRLPDRQKARIKLIQSALTYRDDRLRGYDAAVLMEVIEHVDEARLPALEDAVFAHAQPGAVVVTTPNVEYNVRYESLPEGRHRHGDHRFEWTREQFTAWAGGVSERHGYQVEFRGVGDEDPEVGTPTQLALFRKEAA, from the coding sequence CTGATGATCACGATGACGGGGACCCCGGAGACTCCCGGGACCGATCTCGGCTACCTCCTGGTCAAGCACCCGGATCGGGTGCACCGCTTCGACGTGCCGTGGGGCGAGGCGACCGTGCTGTTTCCGGAGGCGACTCCGGAGCGCTGCACGGCGGCCCTGCTCTTGGAGGTCGACCCGCAGACGCTGGCCGACTCCAAAGCGCACAAGGACGCGGCCCGGCAGCTCAATCAATACGTCAACGACCGGGCGTACGCGGCGTCGAGCCTGCTCGTCGCAGCGATGAACCGCGCTTTCCGGTCGGCGATGAGGGGGAGCACCAAGGATCGACCTGAGCTGGCCGCGACTCCGATCGATCTGGAGATCCGCGTGCCGGTGCTGCGCTGTAGGGGCGGCGCGGCCGTCGCCGAGCGCCTGTTCGCGCCGCTGGGCTGGACCGTCGAGGCAACGGCCATCCCGCTGGACGAGCAGCTGCCCGAGTGGGGCGCGAGCCGTTACGCCGACCTGCGCCTGACCGGCCGCGTACGCCTTGCCGACGCGCTCAACCATCTGTACGTGCTGCTGCCGGTGCTGGACGACGCCAAGCACTACTGGGTCGCGCCCGACGAGATCGAGAAGCTGCTGCGGGCCGGCGACGGCTGGCTGGCCGGTCACCCCGAGCGCGGCCTGATCACGCGCCGCTATCTCGCCCACAGCCGGGCGTTGACCGAACGCGCCCTCAACCAGCTCGCGACGGACGAGCCCGACTCGGTGGAGCCGGAGCGGGAGGAGCTGGAGCCGAAGCGTAAGCCGCTCAACGCGCTGCGCCGGGCCGCGGTGCTGGCGGCGTTGGCGGACACCGGTGCGACGACGGTGCTCGACCTCGGCTGCGGGCCGGGCGCGCTCATCGGCGACCTCCTACGGGACCGGCGATACACGCAGATCGTCGGGGCCGACGTATCCCCGGCGGTGCTCGACGTCGCCGCCCGGCGGATCCGGCTCGACCGGCTGCCCGACCGGCAGAAGGCCCGGATCAAGCTGATCCAGTCGGCGCTGACCTACCGCGACGACCGGCTGCGCGGCTATGACGCGGCCGTGCTCATGGAGGTCATCGAGCACGTGGACGAGGCGCGGCTGCCCGCGCTGGAGGACGCGGTGTTCGCCCACGCCCAGCCCGGCGCGGTCGTCGTGACCACGCCCAACGTCGAGTACAACGTGCGCTACGAGTCGCTGCCGGAAGGCCGGCACCGGCACGGCGACCATCGGTTCGAGTGGACGCGGGAGCAGTTCACGGCCTGGGCCGGGGGCGTCTCCGAGCGCCATGGCTACCAAGTCGAGTTCCGTGGTGTCGGCGACGAGGACCCCGAGGTCGGCACCCCCACGCAACTGGCCCTGTTCCGGAAGGAGGCAGCATAA
- a CDS encoding TetR/AcrR family transcriptional regulator — translation MERRTLSNAADGRTRRRDATRLKIFEAAVGLIAEQGFTATTVDEIAERAGVAKGTVFYNFASKTALYEELLRYGVGLLAEESRTAIEGLPPREAITALIGAQLSYIQRYQAFAQLLLAEMWRTNREWQQTILLVREQAISVIAEVLEAGVESGDFPPELDPRISASALFGAGLVVALDWLIFSPERPVEEVQAGLVAVLRSRPSL, via the coding sequence GTGGAACGGCGTACCCTCAGCAACGCCGCCGACGGGCGGACCCGGCGGCGCGACGCGACGCGGCTGAAGATCTTCGAGGCCGCCGTCGGGCTGATCGCCGAGCAGGGTTTCACCGCGACGACGGTCGACGAGATCGCCGAGCGTGCGGGCGTCGCCAAGGGCACGGTGTTCTACAACTTCGCGTCGAAGACCGCCCTCTACGAGGAACTGCTGCGGTACGGCGTCGGCCTGCTCGCGGAGGAGTCGCGTACGGCGATCGAGGGACTGCCGCCGCGAGAGGCGATCACTGCGCTGATCGGGGCGCAGCTGTCCTACATCCAGCGCTATCAGGCGTTCGCGCAACTGCTGCTGGCCGAGATGTGGCGGACCAACCGGGAATGGCAGCAGACCATCCTCCTCGTACGCGAACAAGCCATCAGCGTCATCGCCGAGGTGCTCGAAGCCGGGGTGGAGTCGGGCGACTTCCCGCCGGAACTGGACCCCCGGATCTCGGCGTCCGCGCTGTTCGGGGCAGGTCTCGTCGTCGCGCTCGACTGGCTGATCTTCTCACCGGAGCGGCCGGTCGAGGAAGTGCAGGCCGGCCTGGTCGCGGTCCTGCGCAGCCGCCCATCCCTGTAA